The proteins below are encoded in one region of Clostridium estertheticum:
- a CDS encoding oligosaccharide flippase family protein yields MNIDFLKKLYQSRLVKSGIWFTIGTFFIQGISFITMPIFTRMLGTTGFGIVNVYTTWLSVFTTLITLGLLATVNNAKVDFKEKYDEFASSILFLATLFAILWFIFAFIFKKQIGNIINLNSILVMCLIIQSFFGFVVDFSNAKLNAEYKYKKFLLISISNAILNTILAIILIYSLKTDKYYGRIGSLLIVALLYGTVLYIIAMRKGKKLINFKYWKYALILSIPAIVHLLSGVILQSVDTVMINSMLGSSAAGIYSFAYKIGMIMYIVWLACNKAWVPWFYENMKEKNYDDIRLKIKYYIALFSVMGFVLIFISPEIGKLMGSSDFYGGLNYVPLIMVGYYFQFLYSIPANLEFYTKNTKLLSLGTLIAALTNVVLNYIMIPRYGAIAATWTTIIAYVILFLYHYFISIRIFDVRIYTFKPFAYGIISIVLSSIMFYIVKNNLILRYAILITILVILGYQIKKISKRLMQK; encoded by the coding sequence ATGAACATAGATTTTTTAAAAAAACTGTACCAAAGCAGATTAGTGAAAAGTGGAATATGGTTTACTATAGGAACTTTTTTTATACAAGGAATCTCCTTTATAACCATGCCTATTTTTACGCGTATGCTTGGTACTACTGGTTTTGGAATAGTTAATGTATATACTACATGGCTTTCCGTTTTTACGACATTAATTACATTAGGACTCCTTGCTACAGTTAATAATGCAAAAGTGGATTTTAAAGAAAAATATGATGAGTTTGCCTCCTCTATACTTTTTTTAGCTACCTTATTTGCTATTTTGTGGTTTATATTCGCATTTATCTTTAAAAAGCAAATAGGTAATATTATTAATTTAAATTCTATATTAGTTATGTGTCTTATCATTCAAAGTTTTTTTGGTTTTGTTGTGGATTTCTCAAATGCAAAATTGAATGCTGAATATAAGTATAAGAAATTTTTACTAATATCAATAAGTAATGCTATCTTAAACACAATTTTAGCTATAATACTCATATATAGTTTAAAAACAGATAAATATTATGGTAGGATTGGTTCTCTACTTATTGTTGCTCTGCTTTATGGAACAGTTTTATACATAATTGCAATGAGAAAAGGAAAAAAACTAATTAATTTTAAATACTGGAAGTATGCTTTGATATTATCAATACCGGCAATTGTACATCTTTTATCAGGCGTAATATTGCAGTCAGTGGACACAGTAATGATAAACAGTATGTTAGGGTCAAGTGCTGCAGGAATATACAGTTTTGCATATAAAATAGGAATGATAATGTACATTGTATGGCTCGCTTGTAATAAAGCTTGGGTACCTTGGTTTTATGAAAATATGAAAGAAAAAAACTATGACGATATAAGATTAAAGATTAAATATTATATTGCATTATTTTCTGTTATGGGATTTGTATTAATATTTATATCTCCTGAAATAGGAAAACTAATGGGATCATCAGATTTTTATGGCGGATTAAATTATGTACCATTAATAATGGTTGGATATTATTTTCAGTTTTTATACAGTATACCAGCTAATCTTGAATTTTATACTAAAAATACAAAGTTACTTTCCCTTGGAACGCTTATTGCGGCTTTAACAAATGTTGTTCTGAATTATATCATGATTCCAAGGTATGGTGCGATTGCGGCTACTTGGACAACAATAATAGCATATGTTATATTGTTTTTATATCATTATTTTATATCCATACGTATATTTGATGTAAGAATATATACTTTTAAACCTTTTGCATATGGTATTATATCAATAGTATTAAGTAGTATTATGTTTTATATAGTGAAAAACAATTTGATTTTAAGATATGCAATTTTGATAACAATATTAGTTATATTAGGTTATCAGATTAAAAAGATTAGCAAAAGATTAATGCAAAAATAA
- a CDS encoding NAD-dependent 4,6-dehydratase LegB, protein MNWQGKKVLITGAEGFIGSHLTERLVELGADVTALAQYNSFNNWGWIDTFDKKIKDNIKVVTGDIREYDGMKRIIKGQEVVFHLAALIAIPYSYLSPMAYVRTNVEGTTNVLEACREYDVEKIVHTSTSETYGTALYVPIDEKHPMQGQSPYSASKIGADKMAESYYKSFNMPIATIRPFNTYGPRQSARAVIPTIISQILAGKTEIKLGSLTPTRDFNFVKDTAEAFIKIAESEKTIGEVINAGSNYEITIGETVKKIIKIIGKDVKIICDDERLRPTNSEVNRLWADNTKIKELTGWKPNYNIDEGLCATVEWIKNNMQYFKTDIYNV, encoded by the coding sequence ATGAATTGGCAAGGGAAAAAAGTTTTAATTACTGGCGCGGAAGGTTTTATAGGAAGTCATTTAACAGAAAGATTAGTGGAACTTGGAGCAGATGTTACGGCACTCGCTCAATATAACTCATTCAATAACTGGGGATGGATTGATACTTTTGATAAGAAGATTAAAGACAATATAAAAGTTGTTACTGGTGACATAAGAGAATATGATGGAATGAAAAGAATTATAAAAGGTCAAGAAGTAGTGTTTCATCTTGCTGCACTTATTGCAATTCCGTATTCTTATTTATCACCTATGGCTTATGTAAGAACAAATGTTGAAGGTACTACTAATGTCTTAGAAGCATGCAGGGAATACGATGTAGAAAAAATTGTACATACATCAACGTCTGAGACATATGGTACGGCTCTTTATGTACCAATTGATGAGAAACATCCAATGCAAGGTCAATCTCCATATTCAGCATCAAAAATAGGAGCAGACAAAATGGCGGAAAGTTACTATAAAAGTTTTAATATGCCTATAGCAACTATAAGGCCATTTAATACTTATGGACCAAGACAATCTGCAAGAGCTGTAATTCCAACAATAATATCACAGATACTTGCAGGAAAAACAGAAATCAAACTTGGAAGTTTAACGCCAACTAGAGACTTTAACTTTGTTAAAGATACTGCTGAGGCTTTTATAAAAATAGCAGAAAGTGAAAAGACTATTGGTGAAGTTATAAATGCTGGTTCAAACTATGAGATAACTATAGGAGAAACAGTTAAAAAAATAATAAAAATAATAGGCAAGGACGTAAAAATCATTTGTGATGATGAACGATTAAGACCTACAAACAGTGAAGTTAATCGACTATGGGCTGATAATACTAAAATAAAGGAATTAACAGGCTGGAAGCCAAATTACAATATAGATGAGGGTCTTTGCGCAACAGTAGAGTGGATAAAAAACAATATGCAGTATTTTAAAACAGATATATATAACGTTTAA
- a CDS encoding nucleotidyltransferase family protein, translated as MKFPIENYCIGASSTIKETMKVIDKNLTGGALVVNENNELVGTITDGDIRRAMIKGLSINDSIENTYFKNFKFVTEEHSKKKAKEYMLSNKIRQVPVIDKDKKLIDLYFLDDILSYDKKDNYVFILAGGLGTRLRPLTETVPKPMLLIGDKPILELIIEQFKEYGFNNFMISLNYKGEIIEDYFEDGKKFGVNIEYIKETKKLGTAGSIALVKEKFIKPFIVINGDILTGIDFEKFLNHHIRNEFNITVGVRNYEVNIPYGVLVTDNMLIESLEEKPTYKFNINGGVYVVNPEIIKYIHKNEVYNMTDLIEDAINNKYKSGIYEITEYWKDIGQIEDYRKANTDIHKFFKL; from the coding sequence GTGAAATTTCCAATTGAAAATTATTGTATAGGAGCTAGTTCTACAATAAAAGAAACTATGAAAGTTATAGATAAAAATTTAACTGGTGGAGCGCTAGTTGTAAATGAAAATAATGAATTAGTGGGAACTATTACAGATGGCGATATAAGACGTGCTATGATTAAGGGTTTAAGTATAAATGATAGTATAGAGAACACATATTTCAAAAATTTTAAATTTGTTACAGAGGAGCATAGTAAAAAGAAAGCAAAAGAGTATATGTTAAGCAATAAGATAAGACAGGTTCCTGTAATTGATAAAGATAAAAAATTAATTGATTTATATTTTCTTGATGATATATTATCTTATGATAAAAAGGATAATTATGTTTTTATTCTAGCTGGAGGTTTGGGAACTAGGTTAAGACCTTTAACTGAGACAGTACCAAAACCAATGTTATTAATTGGTGACAAACCAATACTAGAACTTATAATAGAACAATTCAAAGAATATGGGTTTAATAACTTTATGATATCTCTTAATTATAAAGGAGAAATAATAGAGGACTACTTTGAAGATGGGAAAAAGTTTGGAGTAAACATAGAATATATTAAAGAAACTAAAAAACTAGGTACAGCAGGATCAATAGCGTTAGTTAAAGAAAAATTTATTAAACCATTCATAGTTATAAATGGAGATATACTAACAGGTATAGATTTCGAAAAATTTTTAAATCATCATATTAGAAACGAGTTTAATATAACTGTAGGTGTTAGAAATTATGAGGTTAATATTCCTTATGGGGTACTAGTTACTGATAATATGCTTATAGAGTCTTTGGAAGAAAAGCCCACATACAAATTTAATATTAATGGTGGTGTATATGTAGTAAATCCAGAAATTATAAAATATATACATAAGAATGAAGTTTACAATATGACAGACTTAATAGAAGATGCAATTAATAATAAATATAAGTCAGGTATATATGAGATAACTGAGTATTGGAAGGACATAGGACAAATAGAAGACTATAGAAAAGCCAACACTGATATTCATAAATTTTTTAAACTATAA
- the neuC gene encoding UDP-N-acetylglucosamine 2-epimerase, giving the protein MKRKIAVITGTRADYGIFYYVLKEIEKHEDLDLKLIVCGMHLCPEYGMTVNEIEKDGFDIADKFETILASDTGASMAKSIGLSIISMAQSFDRIKPDLLLILGDRGEMLAAATAAIHMNIPVAHIHGGEVTGTVDESIRHAITKLSHIHFPANEDSKQRIIKLGEKEKNIYVVGAPGLDYIKKTEYISRSEMLKRFELEDDKIFLLTQHPVTTERDMVELQIRETLDAVVELGYQTIVSYPNSDNGGREIIKVIEEYRAKYPFLKVFRNLSQVEYLSFLEIAEVMIGNSSSGIIEAPSFKLPVVNIGSRQDGRLRASNIIDVSYGKESVIRGIKEAIYDESFKKQLENCTNPYGDGNASGKIAQIISEVKLDRELIQKRITY; this is encoded by the coding sequence ATGAAAAGAAAAATAGCAGTTATAACAGGTACGAGAGCCGATTATGGAATATTTTATTATGTTCTTAAGGAAATTGAAAAACATGAAGATTTAGACCTTAAGCTTATTGTATGTGGAATGCATTTATGTCCTGAATATGGGATGACTGTAAATGAAATCGAAAAAGATGGGTTTGATATAGCGGATAAGTTTGAAACTATATTAGCGTCGGATACTGGTGCTTCTATGGCTAAATCAATAGGACTTTCAATTATAAGCATGGCTCAAAGTTTTGATCGCATAAAACCAGATCTTTTATTAATACTAGGGGATAGGGGAGAAATGCTTGCTGCAGCAACGGCAGCTATCCATATGAATATACCTGTGGCTCATATTCATGGGGGAGAAGTAACTGGAACAGTAGATGAGTCTATAAGACACGCTATAACTAAGCTTTCACATATACACTTTCCTGCTAATGAGGATAGTAAGCAAAGAATAATTAAATTAGGTGAGAAAGAAAAGAATATTTATGTGGTAGGAGCACCAGGCCTTGATTACATTAAAAAAACAGAATATATATCAAGAAGTGAAATGCTAAAGAGGTTTGAATTAGAAGATGATAAGATATTTTTACTAACGCAGCATCCAGTAACTACAGAGCGTGACATGGTAGAGTTGCAAATACGAGAGACACTTGATGCAGTTGTAGAGCTAGGATATCAAACTATAGTTTCATACCCTAACAGTGATAATGGAGGGCGCGAAATTATAAAGGTAATCGAAGAGTACAGAGCTAAATATCCATTCTTAAAGGTATTTAGAAACTTAAGTCAAGTAGAATACCTTAGCTTTTTAGAGATAGCAGAGGTAATGATAGGAAATTCATCTTCAGGTATAATTGAAGCACCTAGTTTCAAGTTACCTGTAGTAAATATAGGTTCAAGACAGGATGGAAGATTAAGAGCTAGTAATATAATAGATGTTTCTTATGGAAAAGAATCTGTTATAAGAGGTATTAAAGAAGCGATATACGATGAAAGTTTTAAGAAACAATTAGAAAATTGTACAAATCCATATGGTGATGGCAATGCTAGCGGAAAAATAGCACAAATTATAAGCGAGGTAAAATTAGATAGGGAACTTATACAAAAGAGAATTACTTATTAA
- a CDS encoding LegC family aminotransferase yields the protein MIPLCIPEIRGNELKYVKDCIDTNWVSSVGSYVNLFEEKFSEYVGSKSAVVTMNGTAALQLALLTLGIGDGDEIIVPSLTFISPVNTIKYVGAEPVFVDVCRDTFVMDADKIEELITSKTKAIMPVHIYGHPVDMVKVMQIAKKHNLFVIEDATEALGSTCDGKMAGTIGDIGCFSFNGNKLITTGAGGMLVTNNLKYGERAKFLSTQTKVVTDNKAFYHSEIGYNMRMPNLLAAFGVAQLENVKEYLKIKRENALYYNKLLGEIKGITLPAERENVENCYWLYSILVEDEYGITRDELIQKLNADKIEARPFFMPIHDMPPYKGSKHGDLVVTNELYERGINLPSSVGLKKEDIKAVCEIIKNSKK from the coding sequence ATGATACCTTTATGTATACCAGAAATTAGAGGCAATGAATTAAAATACGTTAAAGACTGTATAGATACTAATTGGGTATCTTCAGTGGGAAGTTATGTTAATTTATTTGAAGAAAAATTTAGTGAATATGTAGGCAGCAAAAGTGCTGTAGTTACAATGAATGGTACAGCTGCGCTTCAACTTGCATTATTAACCCTTGGAATAGGAGATGGAGACGAGATTATAGTTCCATCACTTACATTTATATCTCCAGTTAATACTATAAAATACGTAGGTGCAGAGCCTGTATTTGTAGATGTATGTCGTGACACATTTGTTATGGATGCAGATAAAATAGAGGAATTAATAACATCTAAAACAAAAGCTATAATGCCAGTACATATTTATGGTCATCCTGTAGACATGGTTAAAGTAATGCAAATAGCGAAAAAACATAATTTATTTGTTATAGAAGATGCAACAGAAGCACTAGGATCTACTTGTGATGGTAAAATGGCCGGAACTATAGGTGATATAGGATGTTTTAGTTTTAATGGAAATAAGCTTATAACTACTGGGGCAGGTGGAATGCTTGTAACTAACAATTTAAAGTATGGCGAAAGAGCAAAATTTTTATCTACTCAAACAAAAGTAGTTACTGACAATAAAGCGTTTTACCATTCAGAAATAGGATACAATATGAGAATGCCGAATCTTTTAGCTGCATTCGGAGTAGCTCAACTTGAAAATGTTAAAGAATATTTAAAAATTAAAAGAGAAAATGCATTGTATTATAACAAGCTTCTAGGTGAAATTAAAGGAATTACATTGCCAGCTGAAAGAGAAAATGTAGAAAACTGTTACTGGTTATATTCAATCCTAGTTGAAGATGAATATGGTATAACTCGTGATGAACTTATACAAAAATTAAATGCAGATAAAATAGAGGCGAGACCTTTCTTTATGCCTATCCATGATATGCCTCCATATAAGGGAAGTAAACACGGCGATTTAGTTGTTACAAATGAGTTATATGAACGAGGAATAAATCTTCCAAGTTCTGTAGGACTTAAAAAAGAGGACATAAAAGCGGTATGTGAAATAATAAAAAACTCCAAGAAATAA
- a CDS encoding cytidylyltransferase domain-containing protein, whose product MYKNKKFLAIIPARGGSKSIPNKNIMSICGKPLIAYTIDAGKKSKYIDEIIVSTDSDVIKVIAEQYGAKVPFLRPEELSNDTSKSIDVVIHVINFYKKNDVSFDYVILLQPTSPLRTFEHLDNAIEKLIESNSTSLVSVCEADENPVLMRRIENEKLKEVISFEGTNLRRQDLPTFYKFNGALYINSNDMLMNKRKFVDENTVPYVMDKESSIDIDTMLDARLVELIIKESIDV is encoded by the coding sequence ATGTATAAGAATAAAAAATTTCTAGCCATTATTCCAGCAAGAGGTGGTTCTAAGAGTATACCCAATAAAAATATTATGTCTATATGTGGTAAACCACTTATAGCTTATACAATTGACGCAGGGAAAAAATCTAAATATATAGATGAAATAATAGTATCAACAGATAGTGATGTAATTAAGGTGATAGCAGAGCAGTATGGAGCTAAGGTACCTTTCTTAAGACCAGAGGAATTATCAAATGATACTTCAAAATCTATAGATGTAGTAATACATGTTATAAATTTTTATAAAAAGAATGATGTTAGTTTTGATTATGTGATATTATTACAACCTACATCGCCTCTAAGGACATTTGAGCATCTGGATAATGCTATAGAGAAGCTTATTGAGTCAAACAGCACATCGCTTGTAAGCGTATGTGAAGCAGATGAAAATCCTGTACTTATGAGAAGAATAGAAAATGAAAAATTAAAAGAAGTTATTAGTTTTGAGGGAACAAATCTAAGACGTCAGGATTTACCTACTTTTTACAAATTTAATGGTGCCTTATATATAAATTCGAATGATATGTTAATGAATAAAAGAAAGTTTGTTGATGAAAACACAGTTCCGTATGTAATGGACAAGGAAAGCTCTATAGATATTGATACAATGCTCGATGCAAGACTTGTAGAACTTATAATAAAGGAGAGCATAGATGTTTAA
- the neuB gene encoding N-acetylneuraminate synthase: MFKIENKVIGDGNRTFIIAEAGVNHNGDIEIAKQLVDKAVISGVDAIKFQTFKTEKLVTGYADMADYQKSNIGHTSSQFTMLKQLELSQESFIKIQEYCKYKGIMFLSTPFDFESADFLESIGMLAFKISSGDLTNIPLLEHIAKFNKPIILSSGMANLSEIEEALNAIYCLGNKEVAVLHCTSNYPAKLQSVNLNAMNTIKNAFKVVGGYSDHTKGITVPIAATAIGANIIEKHFTLDKNMQGPDHKASLNPTELKDMVQSIRDVEMALGNGIKRYNPSEVDTIKAARKSIVASRYIKKGQLITLMDLDYKRPGTGLSPKFYVDIVGKKTNRDIKMDEQITLNIIE; this comes from the coding sequence ATGTTTAAGATAGAAAATAAAGTTATAGGTGATGGAAACAGAACGTTTATTATAGCAGAGGCTGGGGTCAACCATAATGGAGACATAGAGATAGCAAAACAACTGGTAGATAAAGCTGTAATTTCAGGTGTTGATGCAATAAAATTTCAGACATTTAAAACAGAAAAGTTAGTTACTGGATATGCGGATATGGCTGATTATCAAAAAAGTAATATTGGGCATACTTCCTCACAGTTTACCATGTTAAAGCAACTAGAACTATCACAAGAAAGTTTTATAAAAATTCAAGAATATTGTAAATATAAGGGGATTATGTTTTTATCTACTCCTTTTGATTTTGAAAGTGCAGATTTTTTAGAATCTATAGGAATGTTGGCTTTTAAAATTAGTTCAGGAGATTTAACTAATATTCCTCTTTTAGAACATATAGCAAAATTCAATAAACCTATAATATTATCTTCTGGAATGGCAAATCTTTCAGAAATTGAAGAAGCGTTAAATGCAATTTATTGTTTAGGAAATAAAGAGGTTGCTGTGCTCCATTGTACTTCAAATTATCCAGCTAAATTACAAAGTGTTAATTTGAATGCTATGAATACTATAAAGAATGCTTTTAAAGTTGTAGGCGGATATTCTGATCATACTAAAGGAATAACAGTACCAATAGCTGCAACAGCTATCGGAGCTAATATAATCGAGAAGCATTTTACACTAGATAAAAATATGCAGGGACCAGACCACAAAGCTTCATTAAACCCTACAGAACTAAAAGATATGGTTCAATCAATCAGGGATGTGGAAATGGCACTTGGAAATGGCATTAAAAGGTATAACCCAAGTGAAGTAGATACAATTAAAGCTGCAAGAAAAAGTATTGTTGCATCTAGATATATAAAGAAAGGGCAGCTTATAACCCTAATGGACTTAGATTACAAAAGACCAGGCACTGGACTTTCACCTAAATTTTATGTAGATATTGTTGGGAAAAAAACTAATAGAGATATAAAAATGGATGAACAAATAACTTTAAATATTATAGAATGA
- a CDS encoding acetyltransferase, protein MEKIVLVGAGGHCKVIIDIIKSVGEYDIIGVTDTTFRGQKLVLDIPIIGDDSILKKLYNDGVKNAFVCIGALQNIKLRDKIYNKLKDIGFNIPVLIHKDAIVSSYASIAAGTCVMPGAIINPGVFIEENCIINTGVVIEHDCKIQRNTHISPKACIAGAVKVGHDTHVGMGSCIIQTLHIGNNVIIGAGAVVISDVVDNVVAVGVPSKIIKRR, encoded by the coding sequence ATGGAGAAAATCGTACTTGTAGGTGCAGGTGGACACTGCAAGGTAATTATAGATATTATAAAAAGTGTTGGTGAATATGATATTATAGGTGTAACAGATACTACTTTTAGAGGTCAAAAATTAGTATTAGATATACCTATAATAGGTGATGATAGTATTTTGAAAAAATTGTATAATGATGGTGTAAAAAATGCTTTTGTATGTATTGGTGCACTTCAAAATATTAAGCTTCGTGATAAAATATATAATAAATTAAAAGATATAGGATTTAATATACCGGTACTTATACATAAAGATGCAATAGTTTCATCTTATGCGAGCATTGCTGCTGGAACTTGTGTAATGCCAGGAGCAATAATTAATCCGGGTGTTTTCATAGAAGAAAATTGTATAATAAACACTGGTGTAGTAATTGAACATGATTGTAAAATACAAAGGAATACCCATATTTCTCCTAAAGCATGCATAGCTGGTGCGGTGAAAGTTGGGCATGATACACATGTAGGGATGGGAAGTTGTATAATTCAAACTCTACATATAGGGAATAATGTAATTATAGGAGCAGGAGCTGTGGTTATTAGCGATGTAGTAGATAATGTAGTTGCTGTAGGAGTTCCATCAAAAATTATAAAGCGCAGGTGA
- a CDS encoding GNAT family N-acetyltransferase: protein MGNYNFRNLEKNEYELWNEFVDKSPQGSIFAKTFWLDAVGSCYKILGCFDKGNRLVAGMPITETNKGHVSMPKLTQTLGILFNDFSQMKYVKKITKEKDITMEFVNNIPKLKFFDCAFHYNFTNWMPFMWKGYKEQTRYTYVIEGIQDIEKVRGAFADSTKSVITKSMGLNLKVIDSLALTDMYSMLKKTFERQNMPVPFDFNWFSSFDKIINKNKSRKMLFTVDEQNNLHAALYLVYDRNSAYYLLGGADPEFRSSGAMYLNIFEAIKYSAEFTDKFDFEGSVAPQIESMFRSFGALQKQYFRISKNNSIILNLKEDIRKYGKIILRRG from the coding sequence ATGGGAAATTATAATTTTAGAAATCTAGAAAAAAATGAATATGAACTATGGAATGAGTTTGTAGATAAATCTCCGCAAGGTAGCATATTTGCTAAAACATTTTGGCTTGATGCAGTAGGGTCATGTTATAAAATATTAGGGTGTTTTGATAAGGGAAATAGGTTAGTAGCAGGCATGCCTATAACTGAAACTAATAAGGGTCATGTATCGATGCCAAAGCTTACGCAAACACTTGGTATACTTTTTAATGACTTCTCTCAAATGAAATATGTGAAGAAAATTACAAAAGAAAAAGATATAACTATGGAATTTGTAAATAATATTCCTAAATTAAAGTTTTTTGATTGTGCATTTCACTATAATTTTACTAATTGGATGCCTTTTATGTGGAAAGGGTATAAGGAACAAACTAGATATACCTATGTAATAGAAGGTATCCAAGATATTGAAAAAGTTCGAGGGGCGTTTGCAGATAGCACGAAGTCTGTTATTACGAAATCTATGGGTCTTAATTTAAAGGTTATAGATAGTTTGGCCCTTACAGATATGTATAGTATGCTGAAAAAGACTTTTGAAAGGCAAAATATGCCTGTACCTTTCGATTTTAATTGGTTTAGCAGCTTTGATAAAATAATAAATAAAAATAAATCAAGAAAGATGCTTTTTACAGTTGATGAACAAAACAATCTTCATGCCGCATTATATCTTGTATATGATAGAAACTCTGCATATTACTTATTAGGTGGTGCTGATCCCGAATTCAGAAGCAGTGGAGCTATGTATTTAAATATTTTTGAAGCTATAAAATATTCAGCAGAATTTACTGATAAATTTGATTTTGAAGGTTCAGTAGCTCCTCAAATAGAAAGTATGTTTCGCTCCTTCGGAGCGCTTCAAAAACAATATTTCAGGATAAGTAAAAATAATTCAATTATTTTGAATTTAAAAGAAGATATAAGAAAATACGGAAAAATCATACTTAGAAGGGGATAA